The sequence below is a genomic window from Gossypium hirsutum isolate 1008001.06 chromosome A11, Gossypium_hirsutum_v2.1, whole genome shotgun sequence.
ATGCTGCCACTGAAGACTTGCTGAAATATTGCAGAGGCTTGGGTTTATTCCGTGGCCTTGACACAATTGAAAAAGTACGGAGGAGAGTATTGACATTGGTTAGTGAGCTCAAAGACTCTTCTCTGTTACTTGCTGGTTCTAGCCCTGAACGGTTTGACATGCATGATGTTGTTTGCGAAGTGGCCATTGCAATTGCTTCTAGGGACCGTGGTTGGCTTGCTTCCGGAAAAGAGGATGTATCTGAAGAGTGGTCAGATAAGGATAGAATGAGAACCTGCAGTCTTGTTAGCTTACAAAATACTGAGGTAATTGAGCTACTAGATGAGTCCGAATGTCCAAAACTTACCTTTTTCTTTATGGGTAGTGAGAATTCTTCTTCGAAAATGCCATTCTTTTTTTCTATGGGTGGAGTGGATTCGTCTTTAAAAATTCCAAAGAATCTTTTTGAGGGGATGAAAGGACTCAAAGTATTAAATTTTACCGGAATGAATTTGACATCCTTGCCTTGCTCCATTGGTTGCTTGAAAACTCTTTGTACATTGCGTTTGGTAGGTTGTGCTTTAAAAGATATAGGCATCTTAGGAGAGTTAGTAAATTTAGAAATCCTTGACCTCCGTAATTCTACTATTAGAGTGCTCCCAAAGGAAATAGGAGAGTTGAGGAGGCTAAAATTGCTGGACTTGAGTGGTTGTAGAAATCTTGAAGTAATATCACCAAACGTATTGTCAAGTTTATCCAGATTAGAAGAACTCTACTTATATGATAGCTTTAATGGATGGGATTGGGAGGTTGAGGGAAGTGAGAATAATCCAAGGAGCAAAGCTAGTCTTGTTGAGTTGCAGAATTTGTCTCGTCTGACCACTTTGGAAGTACATGTTCCTGATGTGCGAGCTATACCAAAACAGAAGTTGTTTTCTAGAAACATGGAAAGATACAAGATTTCCATTGGAGAATTTTGGAGTCGTTATGATGGAGGGATGGAAACATCAAGAATGTTGAAGCTCACAACCAACAATAGAAGTCTTCAATTGGCCCATGAAATTAAAACGTTATTGAGAAGAACTCAAGATTTATACCTAAGAGGAGTAGAAGATGCCATGGAAATGCTTTATGACCCGATTACTGAAGGTTTTCCACATCTAAAGCATCTTAAGGTATGTGATGTCTCAGATATCAAATGTGTTATTAACCCCAGCATGTTGGTTTCTTTTTTGGAGTCGTTGTTTCTAGAGGGTTTGATGAATTTGGAGGCAATATGTGATGGGTAACTCAAAACTGAATCATTTGGGCGACTCAGATCCGTAATAGTCCACCACTGCAAGATGTTGAAGAATTTGTTCTCCTTCTCCGTGGCCAAAGGGCTTCGCCAACTTGAAGAAATACGGGTATCCAGTTGCGAGAACATGAGAGAGTTAATAAAAGTGGAAAAGGAAGAGATGGGTGAGGATGACATTTTGGAATTCACTCAACTGCGCTTCTTAGAATTGAAAGGACTTCCTAAATTCAATGGCATGTGGCTTTTTGATAAAAAGGTATTTAggttaatctttttcttttttatttaattttatttgaaattagaTAGAAGAGCATTTTAAATATAAGAGATGCACTGaaataaatttatagttttaattattttaaggaTGAGATCATTTTATTGAATGTATTATTGAGgtaaatattaaatacattttGATGTGAAGAACTTGTAGttgattaatatataaataaaaacataaattgaaatggtttgatgGGCATTTAATGGTTATAAGACCTTTAAGGGATAACACTAATTGTTCCCAATACCACATTTTGAGGGCTGCTTAGTAATTAATTGGTATGTGGGAGCAAAACAAcaataattattgttttttttttatttttttaaagttttaaatttggatgaatgtatattatcattatattttgaaTGATAATTAATAAAGTATTGTTAATGATGATGCgaaatatgattttatttgtaGGTTTTGTTTCCGGCATTGGAGAATTTGTA
It includes:
- the LOC121209926 gene encoding disease resistance protein At4g27190 isoform X1: MGGCFGKELSGNVHSAIEMSYNYLEREELKGTFLLCSIMGHNAATEDLLKYCRGLGLFRGLDTIEKVRRRVLTLVSELKDSSLLLAGSSPERFDMHDVVCEVAIAIASRDRGWLASGKEDVSEEWSDKDRMRTCSLVSLQNTEVIELLDESECPKLTFFFMGSENSSSKMPFFFSMGGVDSSLKIPKNLFEGMKGLKVLNFTGMNLTSLPCSIGCLKTLCTLRLVGCALKDIGILGELVNLEILDLRNSTIRVLPKEIGELRRLKLLDLSGCRNLEVISPNVLSSLSRLEELYLYDSFNGWDWEVEGSENNPRSKASLVELQNLSRLTTLEVHVPDVRAIPKQKLFSRNMERYKISIGEFWSRYDGGMETSRMLKLTTNNRSLQLAHEIKTLLRRTQDLYLRGVEDAMEMLYDPITEGFPHLKHLKVCDVSDIKCVINPSMLVSFLESLFLEGLMNLEAICDG